Proteins encoded together in one Telopea speciosissima isolate NSW1024214 ecotype Mountain lineage chromosome 4, Tspe_v1, whole genome shotgun sequence window:
- the LOC122658692 gene encoding protein EXORDIUM-like 5 produces the protein MSVTVPHFLPPILLLLHLSCCLQVSAASSSPTSETLNIHRPKSFNPKLSPSPLSASNRFEGSSNLVNVKYHMGPVLSSPINIYLIWYGLWTPTQKLLINDFLLSISAGHRAAPSPSVSDWWSTVTLYTDQTGANISRSIVVAREYNDNRYSQGKQLTRLSIQQVIGNAVKFAPFTVDHKSGMYLVLTSDDVTVQDFCRAVCGFHYFTFPSIVGHTLPYAWIGNSAKQCPEQCAYPFKVPEYMAGGGPGVVLPPNGDIGLDGMVSIIGHELAELSSNPLINAWYAGEDPIAPTEIGDLCQGLYGTGGGGGYMGQVMKDRKGRTYNLNGRNGRKFLLQWIWSPVLQACTGPNALH, from the coding sequence ATGTCGGTGACTGTTCCCCATTTTCTTCCTCCTATTCTTCTTCTGCTCCACTTATCATGCTGCCTCCAGGTCAGTGCAGcatcttcttccccaacctCTGAAACCCTCAACATCCACCGGCCGAAATCCTTCAACCCAAAGCTCTCACCCTCACCACTCTCCGCCTCCAACAGGTTCGAGGGTTCCTCTAACCTCGTCAACGTCAAATACCACATGGGTCCAGTTCTTTCCTCCCCAATCAACATCTACCTCATCTGGTACGGCCTTTGGACACCTACCCAGAAACTCCTCATCAATGATTTCCTCCTCTCCATCTCCGCCGGTCATCGTGCCGCTCCCTCTCCCTCGGTCTCCGATTGGTGGAGCACCGTTACCCTCTACACCGACCAGACCGGCGCCAACATCTCTCGTTCCATCGTCGTCGCACGCGAGTACAACGACAACCGCTACTCCCAGGGGAAACAACTCACCCGCCTCTCTATCCAACAAGTCATCGGCAATGCGGTTAAATTCGCACCCTTCACTGTCGATCACAAGAGCGGCATGTATTTAGTCTTGACCTCCGACGACGTAACCGTTCAGGACTTTTGTCGAGCAGTTTGTGGGTTCCATTATTTCACCTTCCCTTCCATTGTAGGTCACACACTGCCGTACGCGTGGATTGGAAACTCGGCAAAGCAGTGTCCTGAGCAGTGCGCATACCCGTTCAAGGTGCCTGAGTACATGGCCGGTGGTGGACCAGGGGTGGTGTTGCCACCTAACGGGGATATTGGATTAGATGGGATGGTCAGTATTATAGGGCATGAATTGGCGGAGCTATCTTCCAATCCACTGATCAATGCTTGGTATGCAGGGGAAGACCCAATTGCGCCCACAGAGATCGGTGATTTGTGTCAGGGGCTGTACGGGactggtggaggaggtgggtaTATGGGGCAAGTCATGAAGGACAGAAAAGGAAGGACATATAACCTCAATGGGAGGAATGGGAGAAAGTTTCTGCTGCAGTGGATATGGAGTCCAGTTTTGCAAGCGTGTACTGGGCCTAATGCTTTGCACTGA